One stretch of Qipengyuania gelatinilytica DNA includes these proteins:
- a CDS encoding TerC family protein has product MELLTQDWLGTPVWFWAAFLVIVIALTAFDLGILHKEDREMGIAESLKLSAFYIGVAMLFGAWVWFARGEQSGMEYFTGFFIEKALSIDNVFVISLIFTYFAIPAKYQYRALLWGIMAVIVLRGLMIAGGAALLAQAYWVLYFFAAFLIVTGIKMFFAGDEPMDVGKNPVIRWISTHMRVKKELHGQHFFVKVPDEKTGRPVRAATPLFLALVVINLADLVFALDSVPAIFAITTDTFIVYTSNIFAILGLRALYFALAAMVHRFHYLKYALAAVLVFIGSKIFVTDFLLDGGKMPAWISLGVTFGLILGGILYSLWKTKGQEEEDWPAQPKEGDARPPV; this is encoded by the coding sequence ATGGAGCTTCTTACGCAGGACTGGCTCGGAACCCCTGTGTGGTTCTGGGCCGCCTTCCTCGTCATCGTCATCGCGCTGACCGCATTCGACCTCGGCATATTGCACAAGGAAGATCGCGAGATGGGCATCGCCGAAAGCCTCAAGCTGAGCGCTTTCTACATCGGTGTCGCCATGCTCTTCGGTGCCTGGGTCTGGTTCGCGCGCGGCGAACAGTCGGGGATGGAATATTTCACCGGCTTCTTCATCGAGAAGGCGCTGTCGATCGACAATGTCTTCGTGATCAGCCTGATCTTCACCTATTTCGCGATACCGGCGAAATACCAGTACCGCGCGCTCCTGTGGGGCATCATGGCGGTGATCGTGCTGCGCGGCCTGATGATCGCGGGCGGGGCGGCCTTGCTCGCGCAAGCATACTGGGTGCTGTACTTCTTCGCGGCCTTCCTGATCGTGACCGGCATCAAGATGTTCTTCGCCGGCGACGAGCCCATGGACGTGGGCAAGAACCCGGTGATCCGCTGGATCAGCACGCATATGCGGGTGAAGAAGGAACTGCATGGCCAGCACTTTTTCGTGAAGGTGCCGGACGAAAAGACCGGCAGGCCGGTCCGCGCGGCAACCCCGCTGTTCCTCGCGCTGGTGGTCATCAACCTTGCCGACCTCGTCTTCGCGCTCGACAGCGTACCGGCGATCTTCGCGATCACCACCGATACCTTCATCGTCTACACGTCGAACATCTTCGCGATCCTCGGCCTGCGCGCGCTCTATTTCGCGCTGGCCGCGATGGTACACCGCTTCCATTACCTGAAGTATGCGCTCGCAGCGGTACTGGTCTTCATCGGCAGCAAGATCTTCGTGACCGACTTCCTGCTGGACGGAGGAAAGATGCCCGCGTGGATCAGCCTTGGCGTGACCTTCGGCCTGATCCTTGGCGGCATCCTTTATTCGCTCTGGAAGACCAAGGGACAGGAAGAGGAAGACTGGCCCGCGCAGCCAAAGGAAGGCGACGCGCGCCCGCCTGTTTGA
- the recN gene encoding DNA repair protein RecN produces MLTRLSIRNIVLIEALDLDFGRGLGVLTGETGAGKSILLDSLGLVLGNRADSGLVRGGEEKASVSASFEFAQLPKAVAEALDDADIEIEKGEPLIIRRQLKGDGGSKAFINDQGVGVALLREIAGALVELHGQHDDRGLVNPRGHRALLDRFAGADTARVEQAHSKWREAEARLGEARDALEQAKLDQDLLLAHLAELTTLEPQAGEEARLAEARADMQKGERLSGDLEELRHLWEGSDSPLASLRAAARKLDRIAPEHALLAEALAALDRAVIEAGEAEEKLEAAAEALVHDPAALEQAETRLFELRALARKHRCEVDELPEVMRTMRSQLDSIEGGEAELDALEAAAEEAGNRYRAEAEALHANRVAAAMRLDEAVARELAPLKLDAARFKTAVAELPEERWGPHGMDTVEFLIATNPGADFAPLNKIASGGELSRFILALKVALAEQGGAATVIFDEIDRGVGGAVASAIGERLARLAANGQLLAVTHSPQVAARGRTHYMIAKSSDGTVTRTSVALLDEAGRQEEIARMLSGAEVTPEARAQADRLLEGV; encoded by the coding sequence ATGCTGACCCGCCTGTCCATCCGCAATATCGTGCTGATCGAGGCGCTCGACCTCGATTTCGGGCGCGGTCTGGGCGTGCTGACCGGTGAGACAGGGGCGGGCAAGTCGATCCTGCTCGATTCGCTCGGCCTCGTGCTGGGCAATCGCGCCGATAGCGGCCTGGTTCGCGGCGGCGAGGAAAAGGCCAGCGTCTCCGCCAGCTTCGAGTTCGCCCAGCTTCCCAAGGCGGTGGCCGAAGCGCTCGACGATGCCGATATCGAGATCGAGAAGGGTGAACCGCTCATCATTCGCCGCCAGCTCAAGGGGGACGGCGGCAGCAAGGCCTTCATCAACGACCAAGGCGTGGGCGTGGCGCTGCTGCGCGAAATCGCTGGGGCATTGGTCGAACTTCACGGCCAGCACGACGATCGCGGTCTCGTGAACCCGCGTGGCCATCGCGCGCTGCTCGATCGCTTCGCAGGTGCCGACACGGCGCGTGTCGAACAGGCGCATTCCAAGTGGCGCGAGGCCGAAGCGCGGCTGGGCGAAGCGCGCGATGCGCTCGAACAGGCAAAGCTCGACCAGGACCTGCTGCTGGCGCATCTGGCCGAACTGACCACCCTCGAACCGCAGGCGGGCGAGGAGGCGCGGCTCGCCGAAGCGCGCGCCGACATGCAGAAGGGCGAGCGGCTTTCGGGCGATCTGGAAGAACTGCGCCACCTGTGGGAGGGATCGGATTCCCCGCTGGCCTCGCTTCGTGCTGCGGCCCGCAAGCTCGACAGGATCGCCCCCGAACACGCGCTTCTGGCAGAGGCTCTTGCTGCGCTGGACCGCGCAGTGATCGAGGCTGGCGAAGCGGAGGAAAAGCTCGAAGCGGCCGCAGAGGCGCTGGTCCATGATCCCGCCGCGCTGGAGCAGGCTGAGACGCGCCTGTTCGAATTACGCGCGCTCGCCCGCAAGCATCGCTGCGAGGTCGATGAACTGCCCGAGGTCATGCGCACAATGCGCAGCCAGCTTGATTCCATCGAAGGCGGAGAGGCTGAACTCGATGCGCTGGAGGCGGCGGCGGAGGAAGCGGGCAATCGCTACCGGGCCGAGGCAGAGGCGCTCCATGCCAATCGCGTGGCAGCTGCGATGCGGCTGGACGAGGCGGTGGCGCGCGAACTGGCGCCGCTCAAGCTGGACGCAGCCCGTTTCAAGACTGCCGTTGCCGAACTGCCGGAAGAGCGCTGGGGTCCGCACGGCATGGATACCGTCGAATTCCTCATCGCGACCAATCCGGGCGCCGACTTTGCACCGCTCAACAAGATCGCCAGCGGCGGCGAGCTGTCACGCTTCATCCTCGCACTGAAGGTCGCGCTAGCCGAACAGGGCGGGGCGGCGACCGTGATCTTCGACGAAATCGACCGCGGCGTGGGCGGGGCTGTGGCCAGCGCCATCGGCGAGCGCCTCGCAAGGCTGGCGGCGAACGGACAATTGCTCGCCGTCACGCACAGCCCGCAAGTCGCGGCTCGTGGCCGCACGCATTACATGATCGCCAAGAGTTCGGACGGCACGGTGACACGCACCAGCGTGGCGCTGCTCGACGAAGCCGGCCGCCAGGAAGAGATCGCGCGCATGCTTTCGGGTGCAGAGGTCACGCCGGAGGCGCGGGCGCAAGCGGACAGGCTGTTGGAGGGGGTTTGA
- the ligA gene encoding NAD-dependent DNA ligase LigA: MRLAREIAKHNKLYHAKDAPEITDPEFDALVRRNAELEAAFPHLVREDSPSKVVGHEIAASPLSKVTHEVRMMSLDNAFSADEVEEWVARVRRFLSLDEGEPVAITAEDKIDGLSCSLRYENGKLVRAATRGDGQVGEDVTPNVAHISDIPQQLSGDVPEVFEIRGEVYMSKADFLALNAAQEEAGGKLFANPRNAAAGSLRQKDASVTAKRPLKFWVHGWGAASDVPGATQEEVVRKIEAWGVPVSPLFTRVDDVEGMLAHYDRIGRERADLPYEIDGVVYKVDRLDYQQRLGFVAKAPRWALAHKFPAEQAETTLEAIDIQVGRTGKLTPVGRLAPVLVGGVTVTNVTLHNRDEIARLGVRPGDRVVVQRAGDVIPQLVDNLTREVEREPFIFPDHCPECGSEAVAEEGEVDVRCTGGLICPAQRTERLKHFVSRGALDIDGLGEKTIDQFFALGWLESPADIFRLHERRDAILALEGWQERSVDKLVDSIEARRAPDAARLLFGLGIRHVGAVTSRDLMKHFHELPALREVAEAARAGDEEAAQALTSIDGIGGAVVEALGDFFHEDHNKAVWDDLLSEVSPPPYVVETKESPVSGKTVVFTGKLETMSRDEAKAQAERLGAKASGSVSAKTDLLVAGPGAGSKLKKAADLGIEVIDEAGWAAIVAAAE, encoded by the coding sequence ATGCGTCTCGCGCGCGAGATCGCCAAGCACAACAAGCTCTATCATGCCAAGGATGCGCCGGAGATTACCGATCCGGAATTCGACGCGTTGGTACGCCGCAATGCCGAGTTGGAAGCAGCTTTCCCGCATCTGGTGCGCGAAGACTCGCCCTCGAAGGTCGTCGGTCACGAGATCGCCGCTTCGCCGCTGTCCAAGGTGACGCACGAGGTTCGCATGATGAGCCTCGACAACGCCTTTTCTGCAGATGAGGTCGAGGAATGGGTGGCGCGCGTGCGGCGCTTCCTTTCGCTGGACGAGGGTGAGCCGGTGGCGATCACCGCCGAGGACAAGATCGACGGCCTGTCCTGCTCGCTGCGTTACGAGAACGGCAAGCTGGTCCGCGCTGCCACTCGTGGGGACGGACAGGTGGGCGAGGACGTCACGCCCAATGTCGCGCACATCTCCGACATTCCGCAGCAGCTCTCCGGCGATGTGCCCGAGGTCTTCGAGATCCGCGGCGAGGTCTACATGTCCAAGGCCGACTTCCTCGCGCTCAATGCGGCGCAGGAAGAAGCTGGAGGCAAGCTTTTCGCCAACCCGCGCAATGCCGCTGCGGGATCGCTGCGCCAGAAAGATGCCAGCGTGACGGCGAAGCGTCCGCTCAAATTCTGGGTGCATGGCTGGGGCGCGGCATCGGATGTTCCCGGTGCGACGCAGGAAGAAGTCGTGCGCAAGATCGAAGCGTGGGGTGTCCCCGTCTCGCCGCTGTTTACCCGCGTAGATGACGTCGAGGGAATGCTCGCACATTATGACAGGATCGGGCGGGAACGAGCTGATCTGCCTTACGAAATCGACGGCGTGGTCTATAAGGTCGACCGCCTCGACTACCAGCAACGCCTCGGCTTCGTCGCCAAGGCGCCACGCTGGGCTCTGGCGCATAAATTCCCGGCCGAGCAGGCCGAGACTACTCTCGAGGCGATCGACATCCAGGTCGGCCGCACGGGCAAGCTGACACCTGTCGGCCGCCTCGCGCCGGTTCTGGTGGGCGGCGTCACGGTCACCAACGTCACGCTCCACAACCGCGACGAGATCGCGCGGCTTGGCGTCAGGCCGGGAGACCGGGTGGTGGTCCAGCGGGCGGGCGACGTTATTCCACAGCTTGTGGATAACCTCACCCGCGAGGTCGAGCGCGAGCCCTTCATCTTTCCCGATCACTGCCCCGAATGCGGCAGCGAGGCCGTGGCGGAAGAAGGCGAGGTCGATGTGCGCTGCACAGGCGGCCTTATATGTCCCGCACAACGCACTGAAAGGCTGAAACATTTTGTCAGCCGAGGCGCGCTAGATATCGACGGGCTGGGCGAGAAGACAATCGATCAGTTCTTCGCGCTGGGATGGCTCGAAAGCCCTGCAGATATCTTCCGCCTGCACGAGCGCCGTGACGCCATTCTGGCGCTCGAAGGCTGGCAGGAGCGTTCTGTGGATAAACTTGTGGACAGCATCGAAGCCCGGCGCGCGCCCGATGCGGCGCGGCTGCTGTTCGGCCTCGGCATTCGCCACGTGGGCGCGGTGACGTCACGCGACTTGATGAAGCATTTCCACGAGTTGCCCGCCTTGCGCGAGGTGGCCGAGGCAGCGCGTGCCGGAGATGAGGAGGCCGCACAGGCGCTGACCTCGATCGACGGCATCGGCGGCGCGGTCGTCGAAGCACTGGGGGATTTCTTCCACGAAGATCACAATAAGGCCGTGTGGGACGACTTGCTCTCCGAGGTTTCTCCTCCGCCTTATGTCGTGGAAACAAAGGAAAGCCCCGTAAGCGGCAAGACGGTGGTGTTCACGGGCAAGCTCGAAACCATGAGCCGCGACGAGGCGAAAGCGCAGGCCGAACGCCTTGGCGCCAAGGCCAGCGGTTCGGTCAGCGCCAAGACCGACCTGCTCGTTGCCGGGCCGGGTGCGGGCAGCAAGCTCAAGAAGGCTGCGGATCTCGGGATCGAGGTGATCGACGAGGCGGGCTGGGCTGCCATCGTGGCGGCAGCGGAGTAA
- a CDS encoding serine hydrolase yields MNRSPILILTVLIVGAFLVLATAVSTPAETPEDFEKRVMPQVVEDAPEPPQLTDAQLALQDDLRAIGEGFEGAAGIAVTKAGDLVTMSYQGETPFPQQSVSKLWVAMTALDLADEDALSLDEMVTIREQDLTVFYQPIRDIVKRRGAFTSDYRDLLDRAITQSDNTANDRLLRRIGGPQAVEGFLRRNRIEGVQFGTDERNKQSAIAGLEWRQAYSTGNAFYEARDRVPEDERRQAFNSYLSDPIDGATAEGIAVALARLARGDLLSPASTELLLATLEETRSGPKRLKGGVPDGWSFGHKTGTGQYFDGVQSGYNDVGILTAPDGTVYTIAVLIGRTTTSYAARFEMMQSVTRAVVGYHEGLDAAVA; encoded by the coding sequence GTGAACCGTTCCCCGATCCTGATCCTGACCGTGCTGATTGTCGGCGCTTTCCTCGTTCTCGCAACTGCCGTCAGTACGCCTGCCGAAACGCCGGAGGATTTCGAAAAGCGGGTGATGCCGCAAGTGGTTGAAGACGCGCCCGAACCGCCGCAGCTGACCGATGCCCAGCTCGCATTGCAGGATGATCTGAGGGCCATAGGCGAAGGGTTCGAAGGCGCTGCCGGTATCGCCGTGACCAAGGCAGGCGATCTCGTCACCATGTCCTATCAGGGCGAGACGCCATTTCCGCAGCAAAGCGTGAGCAAGCTGTGGGTTGCGATGACCGCGCTGGACCTTGCCGACGAAGACGCTCTTTCGCTCGATGAGATGGTCACCATCCGCGAGCAGGACCTGACCGTATTCTACCAGCCGATCCGCGATATCGTTAAGCGACGCGGGGCCTTCACCAGCGACTATCGCGACCTGCTCGATCGCGCCATCACACAGAGCGATAATACCGCCAACGACCGGCTGTTGCGCCGTATTGGCGGTCCGCAGGCGGTCGAGGGGTTCCTCAGGCGCAATCGCATCGAAGGGGTGCAATTCGGCACCGACGAACGCAACAAGCAAAGCGCCATCGCGGGGCTCGAGTGGCGGCAGGCCTATTCGACCGGTAACGCATTCTACGAGGCGCGCGACCGGGTGCCGGAGGACGAGCGCAGGCAGGCCTTCAATTCCTACCTCTCCGACCCGATCGACGGCGCGACCGCAGAGGGTATCGCCGTGGCGCTGGCGAGGCTTGCGCGTGGTGACCTTTTGTCACCCGCATCGACTGAACTCCTGCTGGCAACTCTCGAAGAAACCAGGAGCGGGCCGAAACGCCTCAAGGGTGGCGTTCCCGATGGCTGGAGCTTTGGTCACAAGACCGGGACCGGCCAGTACTTCGACGGCGTGCAATCGGGATATAATGACGTAGGCATTCTGACCGCGCCCGATGGCACTGTTTACACGATCGCCGTCCTCATCGGACGAACAACCACATCCTATGCAGCGCGGTTCGAGATGATGCAGTCGGTTACCCGTGCGGTGGTTGGCTATCACGAGGGCCTGGACGCGGCCGTCGCCTAG
- a CDS encoding DUF2459 domain-containing protein codes for MAVPALIVALFFLAAWVGSSIPRNSDWTEPDDGIRIMVESNGVHTGIVMPIVSSEKDWRETFPSAGMPREQDGWLPTHVAIGWGEKEVFLNTPTWGDLEAATALRIVFSGGDGLMRVAHYVNPQPSEYYRELRLRPEEYRQLVQQIEASLPPAPEHGERQIYRSYEIGAVHYDARGRYTLGNTCNQWVGDVLARSGVRMGYWTPLAGGVMKWVDDPGAD; via the coding sequence TTGGCCGTTCCTGCCCTGATCGTCGCCCTGTTCTTCCTTGCGGCGTGGGTCGGCAGCTCGATACCGCGCAATTCGGACTGGACCGAACCGGATGACGGCATTCGCATCATGGTCGAAAGCAATGGCGTGCACACCGGTATCGTCATGCCCATCGTCAGCTCGGAAAAGGACTGGCGCGAAACCTTCCCGTCGGCGGGAATGCCGCGCGAACAGGATGGCTGGCTGCCGACGCATGTCGCTATCGGCTGGGGGGAGAAAGAGGTCTTCCTCAACACGCCGACATGGGGTGATCTGGAAGCCGCGACCGCGCTAAGGATAGTATTTTCCGGTGGCGACGGGCTGATGCGGGTGGCGCATTACGTCAATCCGCAGCCGTCGGAATATTATCGCGAGCTCAGGCTACGCCCGGAGGAATACCGCCAACTGGTGCAACAGATCGAGGCTTCTCTGCCGCCTGCGCCCGAACATGGCGAGCGGCAAATCTACCGCAGCTACGAGATCGGCGCGGTCCATTACGACGCGCGCGGCCGCTACACGCTTGGCAACACCTGCAACCAGTGGGTCGGCGATGTGCTCGCGCGGTCCGGTGTCCGCATGGGATACTGGACGCCCCTGGCAGGCGGCGTGATGAAGTGGGTGGACGATCCCGGCGCGGACTAG
- a CDS encoding 50S ribosomal protein L11 methyltransferase — MSAWKLSGEADKKTVQAALLAHEDAWDFPDELVVSGREIAEDKPDDWILEVWLDHKPTAADKRAVSSLFAGKAPAFSTEKLPEEDWVTLSQLGVDPIRAGRFHVRTPEHPADDTRVDFVIPASQAFGTGQHETTAACLSMLDLMKREGLVVRNHADIGTGTGLLAFAAMHLWPDAKATASDIDHVCAGVVEDNCKLNGIAMGAGSGELTMVIAPGTDDALIQARAPYDLLIANILAGPLVELAPDFADVTSPGGSLLLAGLLQTQEAEVRTAYRKQGFRLARRVTNGDWSILWMRKSRIR, encoded by the coding sequence GTGAGCGCGTGGAAGCTTTCCGGCGAGGCGGACAAGAAGACCGTCCAGGCAGCGCTGCTGGCGCATGAAGACGCGTGGGACTTCCCCGATGAACTCGTCGTCTCCGGTCGCGAGATAGCGGAGGACAAGCCCGACGACTGGATCCTAGAGGTATGGCTGGACCACAAGCCGACCGCCGCGGACAAGCGTGCCGTATCGTCGCTCTTCGCCGGGAAAGCACCGGCCTTCTCAACCGAGAAGCTTCCCGAAGAAGACTGGGTGACGCTGAGCCAGCTGGGCGTCGATCCGATCCGCGCAGGCCGATTCCACGTGCGCACACCCGAACATCCGGCCGATGACACCCGCGTCGATTTCGTCATTCCCGCCAGCCAGGCCTTCGGCACCGGCCAGCACGAAACGACTGCGGCCTGCCTCTCCATGCTCGACCTGATGAAGCGCGAAGGGCTGGTGGTTCGCAATCATGCCGATATCGGGACAGGGACCGGCCTGCTGGCCTTTGCGGCCATGCATCTCTGGCCGGACGCGAAGGCTACAGCTTCGGACATCGACCATGTCTGCGCAGGCGTGGTCGAGGACAATTGCAAACTCAACGGCATTGCCATGGGGGCTGGCTCGGGTGAACTCACCATGGTCATCGCTCCGGGGACCGACGACGCGCTGATACAGGCGCGCGCTCCCTATGACCTGCTGATCGCCAATATCCTTGCCGGACCGCTGGTCGAACTCGCGCCCGATTTCGCCGACGTAACTTCGCCAGGCGGCAGCCTGCTGCTGGCGGGGCTTCTGCAGACGCAAGAGGCAGAGGTAAGGACCGCTTACCGCAAGCAGGGTTTCCGGCTTGCACGCCGCGTCACCAACGGTGACTGGTCGATCCTCTGGATGCGCAAGAGCCGTATCCGGTGA
- the bla gene encoding subclass B3 metallo-beta-lactamase, whose protein sequence is MYARYLLPLAFTLTACAGAQVDAPVLDKLAGATAPLPEVPSERFVDACEKWDEWAKPAQPFRLMGNSWYVGTCGISAILVTGEKGHILIDSGVDAAAPHVLASIRSLGFDPADIRYILMSHEHFDHVGGHAELLKATGAQIVASERAAPVLESGKVAADDPQAASGHPDMVPVEVGKIVSDGETVELGNLTITAHETPGHTPGALSWSWWSCTPPDQPPVCSRIVYADSLSAVSADEYRFTDHPEMVRAFRTSIDKVRFLQCDILTTPHPSSSNMIERWREGTYGKPGECQRYADALTKRLDERLAKEAAQ, encoded by the coding sequence ATGTACGCTAGATACCTGCTCCCCCTCGCCTTTACGCTGACCGCTTGCGCCGGTGCGCAGGTCGACGCGCCTGTTCTGGACAAGCTTGCTGGCGCGACAGCCCCGCTTCCGGAGGTCCCGTCGGAACGTTTTGTAGATGCCTGCGAGAAATGGGACGAATGGGCCAAGCCGGCGCAGCCGTTCCGGCTCATGGGCAATAGCTGGTATGTCGGCACCTGCGGGATTTCCGCCATTCTGGTGACCGGCGAAAAAGGGCACATCCTCATCGACAGCGGCGTGGACGCGGCTGCTCCGCATGTGCTTGCCAGCATCCGATCGCTCGGTTTCGATCCGGCCGACATCCGCTACATCCTGATGAGCCACGAACATTTCGATCACGTGGGCGGTCATGCCGAATTGCTGAAGGCAACCGGCGCACAGATCGTGGCATCCGAGCGAGCCGCACCGGTGCTGGAAAGCGGCAAGGTCGCAGCCGACGATCCGCAGGCAGCTTCGGGGCATCCGGACATGGTGCCGGTCGAGGTCGGCAAGATCGTATCCGATGGCGAGACTGTCGAGCTGGGGAACCTCACCATTACCGCACACGAGACTCCGGGTCACACGCCGGGTGCGCTAAGCTGGAGTTGGTGGTCCTGCACCCCGCCAGACCAACCGCCGGTCTGTAGCCGGATCGTCTATGCCGACAGTCTTTCCGCTGTTTCCGCGGACGAGTACCGCTTTACCGATCACCCCGAGATGGTGCGTGCCTTCCGCACGAGCATCGACAAGGTACGGTTCCTGCAGTGCGACATCCTGACCACCCCGCACCCATCATCGAGCAACATGATCGAGCGTTGGCGCGAAGGCACCTATGGCAAGCCGGGAGAATGCCAGCGCTACGCCGACGCCCTGACCAAGCGTCTCGACGAACGCCTTGCGAAGGAAGCGGCACAGTGA
- a CDS encoding SDR family NAD(P)-dependent oxidoreductase → MTRILLTGSSRGIGAAAKTSLEARGATVIGQATSSDTTDTVPANFCEPFAPQELWQAALARAGGKIDVLVNNAGLFDPNPIDRSDIEWLDAWEDTMRINLTASAQLSRFAIKHWRARGCEGRIVHVASRAGHRGDSPAHWHYAASKGGMLAMHKSIARAYAHEGIYSFAITPGFTDTAMAGDYLESRGGDGLLADIPLGRVAEPEEIAKIIEFCALDAPPSMTGATLDANGASYVR, encoded by the coding sequence ATGACACGCATTCTACTCACCGGCTCGTCGCGCGGGATCGGCGCAGCGGCGAAGACTTCGCTCGAAGCCCGCGGCGCCACCGTGATCGGCCAGGCGACCTCCAGCGACACCACCGACACGGTTCCCGCCAACTTCTGCGAGCCTTTTGCACCGCAGGAATTGTGGCAGGCTGCCCTCGCCCGCGCCGGCGGCAAGATCGACGTTCTCGTCAACAATGCGGGCCTGTTCGACCCCAACCCGATCGATCGTTCGGACATCGAGTGGCTCGATGCGTGGGAAGACACCATGCGCATCAACCTGACCGCTTCGGCCCAATTGAGCCGCTTCGCGATCAAGCACTGGCGTGCGCGCGGTTGTGAAGGCCGGATCGTCCATGTCGCCAGCCGCGCCGGGCATCGCGGCGATTCGCCCGCACACTGGCACTATGCCGCCAGCAAGGGCGGGATGCTGGCGATGCACAAGAGCATTGCGCGAGCATACGCTCACGAAGGCATCTACAGCTTCGCAATCACGCCGGGTTTCACCGACACTGCGATGGCAGGCGACTATCTGGAAAGCCGCGGCGGGGACGGCTTACTTGCCGACATCCCGCTGGGCCGCGTTGCCGAGCCGGAAGAAATCGCGAAGATCATCGAATTCTGTGCATTGGACGCCCCGCCGAGCATGACGGGCGCGACGCTGGATGCGAACGGGGCGAGCTATGTACGCTAG
- the sdhC gene encoding succinate dehydrogenase, cytochrome b556 subunit, whose amino-acid sequence MANRPLSPHLQIWKWGPHMLVSILHRVTGDGMAIVGLGVLLWWLGAMAGGAGSYATFAEFMGSPIGMIVLVGLSWAFFTHMMSGLRHFVLDIGAGYELDLNKTWSILSPIIAILLTAGFWAVVLLR is encoded by the coding sequence ATGGCAAACCGCCCGCTTTCACCGCATCTGCAAATCTGGAAATGGGGCCCGCACATGCTGGTCTCGATCCTCCACCGCGTAACCGGGGACGGAATGGCCATCGTTGGCCTCGGCGTCCTGCTCTGGTGGCTGGGTGCGATGGCTGGCGGTGCCGGCTCTTATGCGACCTTTGCCGAATTCATGGGCTCGCCCATCGGGATGATCGTGCTGGTCGGTCTCAGCTGGGCGTTCTTTACCCACATGATGAGCGGCCTGCGGCACTTCGTGCTGGATATCGGCGCGGGCTACGAGCTCGATCTCAACAAGACCTGGTCGATCCTGTCGCCCATCATCGCAATCCTTCTGACGGCGGGCTTCTGGGCCGTCGTCCTGCTTCGCTAA
- the sdhD gene encoding succinate dehydrogenase, hydrophobic membrane anchor protein, translated as MAHDTPIKRVRGLGSAHEGAHHWLVQRFTAIGNLVLMLFLVTSLALLPAYDYATMSGWASQTLPATALALLIVSVFWHARLGLQVLVEDYVHDAGTKFATLALLNLATIGGGAFGLVSIARIALGGAA; from the coding sequence ATGGCACACGACACCCCCATCAAACGCGTGCGCGGGCTGGGCTCGGCGCATGAAGGTGCACACCACTGGCTGGTCCAGCGCTTCACTGCCATCGGCAATCTTGTGCTGATGCTGTTCCTCGTGACCAGCCTCGCCCTGCTGCCGGCCTACGACTATGCGACGATGTCCGGCTGGGCCTCGCAGACGCTGCCCGCTACTGCGCTGGCACTGCTGATCGTCAGCGTTTTCTGGCACGCACGCCTTGGCCTGCAGGTGCTGGTGGAGGACTATGTCCATGACGCCGGCACCAAGTTTGCCACGCTTGCCCTTCTCAACCTTGCAACCATCGGCGGCGGCGCCTTCGGCCTTGTTTCGATCGCCCGTATCGCTCTTGGAGGAGCCGCCTGA